One Trichormus variabilis 0441 genomic window, GGAGGTTATTCCACTCCAGCAGAGGCGGTAAAGCTGAACCACCCCGACGTAATAAAGCCCGAATTCTAGCTAATAACTCTTGAAAATCAAAAGGTTTTGCCACATAGTCATCTGCTCCAGCATCCAAGCCAGCAACCTTTGTAATGCTTGTATCTTGAGAAGTTAACAAAAGAACCGGTGTTTGATTACCACTAGCCCGTAACTGCCGACAGAAACTAATGCCATCGAGCTTAGGCAAGATTAAATCTAACAGAATCAAGTCATAAGTATATAACTCCGCAAAATTCCAGCCTTCTTCTCCATCTTTGGCGAAATCAACAGTATAGTGCTGACTTGTTAGCGACTTAACAAGTAATTCGCCAATCAGTTCGTCATCTTCTACTAGTAAAATTCTCATAGCGGTAAATCACCGCAATCACAACTTATTATTAACTGCAAAAAATAAATAATTGGATACAAAATCTGTTTAAAAAATCACACTCTAAGGCTAACTTATATCAAAGCAGCAATTTTGCTTATCTTCGTAAATGTAAACATTTAATTTATGATTACCGTGTTCCTAAGAGGTTGTTTGAAAAATATTATTTTCAACATCAAAATCTTAAGAACCTAACCCCCCTTAGCCTACCTTCCCTGCGTTCGCGCAGCGTGTCGTTCGCGTTAGCGTTGCGTAGCAAAGGGAATGGGGTTTTCAAAGCTTCTCTCCGTTCCGGGGAGAGGTACTCTACGAGAAGCGCTCCGCACTATGAAGAGAAGTCTTTAGTATCCTTCACGACTTTTCAAACATTCTCTAAGTATATTTGGCGTTGCATAAATGCGGGATGAATTGAGACTTTTATACACAGCAAAATATTGATTCTTTGCGCATTTGCGCCTACTCTGCGAGAACGCCTGGCGGCGAATGCGTGAGATAAAAATCATCCCCTCAATCAGCAACGCCGTATATTTTAGTTGTGATGAATAAGCTATTTACACCTCCATAGCCTTGTCCAAACACGTTATCTTTCGTCTTCATGGGTAACTCTCAAATAATACGGAACATTGTTGTTGCCAAAAATATAACCTTTTTATTATTAATTAGTCTCAACAACTTAATTAATAATAAAAAGGCTGCTAGACAACGGTTACTCGCTTAATTTCCCTGGTTTTGTTCCTGCAAATCTTCATTTACCGGAGTTTCGCCTGTCAAGTAAAGATGAGTTGCAGTTTCATCATCTAGAGGAAAGAAAGATTTCTCTAACTCCAGTCGCTGTTCAACATTACGCAAGAAATACCCATCTACCATTGCAGCACCTAAAAGCTGACTCAACTCTTCGCGGCTGGTAGTAATATTTGTGTTAAATTGCTCATGAGGTAAATTACCCAAAGTCGCCACAACAGCACGCTGAATCAATTGCAGAACTTCTCTTGAACCAGGTCTAGATAACTGGGTAACAGTTTGAGGACTCATTGATTGTACATATTCCCACAGCCCATTATTGTTTAGTGCTTCACTAGCTAAATTATCTGGATTACGATGGGAATTTTCATTCATGGTCACTATCTCAAATGTTGCTCAACTATCAACTAATTTAGCAATTTAGTTCTTAGCTCCTAGTTCGCATAACCGAACTTTTAGAGACAGGTTATCCTCCTATATAAAAAGAAAATAATTACAGATGAGTAAGATATTCTCTCCCAACTCCTGTTTCTTCACCTAATCTCTGGCTATAACGATATCGTTAGATTTAATCACAGCATAAGCTTCTGTACCCTCAGTTAGTTCTAGCTCCTCGGCTGACATCCTCGTGATAATCGAGGTTAGCTCAACTCGATGAACGATTTCTAATGTCACTTCGCTGTTAACAGAACCAACGACAATTTTTTTGATGACTCCTTTGAGAATATTACGGGAACTAACCTTAAAAGGTCTTTTGATACTAATAACTTCCAACTCGGATATTTCATTCGCCTCTGGTTCTATTTTAAGTGCCTGTTTGGTTGGTATTGATTTAGCTGTCGGAGCAGGCTGATTAAGTCCGCGCACAAGTTCCCGCAAAATCTCAGTTTTGGTGCGCTGAGACTGCTGACAAAACTCTTCGAGAATCTTGCGCTCCTCTTCCGATGTTTGAAAAGTGATCCATCCTTGTTCTTTTCTTGGCATAATGTTACCAATTAGGTTGGTACATATCGAAATTATCTAAGTACGATCCTACCAAGCCTCTATCCCTTGAAGCCGAGTCTATCTAAACACGATTTTCTATGAAACGAAGAGACATTCTCACCTTTGTTGGTACAATACTTGCTGGCTGGGTTTTGGCAGTCGGTTTACCATTGTTTACACCTGCTCCCGTAGTAGCGCAATCAAACGTTAATTTGCTTGTGTCTGCGGCTGCAAGTTTGAAAGACGCATTGGAAGAAATTAAGCCCCTGTATCAACAGAGTAAAGCAAATGTCAACATTAGCTATAATTTTGGTGCATCTGGCGCTTTGCAGCAGCAAATTGAAAACGGTGCGCCAGCAGATATTTTTATTTCAGCAGCTAAAAGACAAGTAGATACTTTAGAACAGAAAAACCTGCTCGTTCCAGGTACACGAGGCATTGTAGCAAAAAACCGCCTGGTCTTAGTTGTGCCGAAGAATGCAACTGGTGTTACCAGCTTCTTTAGTTTAAAAGATGCCCAAATTAAACGAATTGCTATTGGTGAACCTAGAAGTGTGCCTGCTGGACAATATGCGGAGCAGGTTTTGGATAAGTTAAAACTGTTGCCCGGTGTCAAGTCGAAATTAGTCTACGCTAATAATGTGCGTCAAGTTTTAGCATCTGTAGAAAGTGGCAATGCTGATGCAGGTTTGGTTTACGCTACTGATGCCAAAATTTCTGACAAAGTGAAAGTTGTAGTTGCTGCTGATGAAAAATACCACTCTCCCATTATTTATCCCTTAGCTGTGGTAAAAAGTAGCAAAAATGTTAACGCAGCAAAGGATTTCACCCAATACTTGACTACTAGTAGCCAAGTGAAAGCTGTATTAAGGAAATATGGGTTTATTTTGCCTTAAGGGTCATTAGTTCAGTTGTCAGTTGTCAGTTGCTTCCCCCTACTCCCTACTCTCTGTTCCCTATTTTCTCAGTAAGTGGGCGACAACAAATCAAGCTAATGGTGTGGCAAGGCTGAAATGATGCAATGAAATTAAACGCAGATGCACGCAGCGAAAAGTTCTGTAGGAGGGTTTCCCTCCGTAGGAAACTTTTCAAGACAGATAAACGCGGATGGAATTTCTGTTATTGCACTATTTAAAGCTGGTCACACCAGTAGTAAGGACTTTATTACTTCTTGGAGGACTAAAGTCTTCGCTACAAACCTTTAATTATTTTTACCTAGCTACTTAGACTTGCGACAAAAAGGAAAATCAAGAGTTGAAATAGGTGGAATAGCTAGATTTTATAAGTATATTTTCTCCATTTTATCGAATTGGTTTAAGTATTTAAACTGTAGTGTATTTTTAATAATTTTCGTTAAATGTCTTATCTGTCCTTGCATCTAGATTTTAATGCTGAGAAAATATTTATTTGTGAGTGCATTATAAATTACTCTCAAAAATTTTATCAGGAAGAGCATATATGAAATTTAAGTCAGCATCTGTAGGTATCGGCTTAAGCGTTCTCAGCAATTTGTTTTATCTCGGTGCTTTATCAACTCCTTTAGTTAATTCACAACGAGTCTTGGCTCAAGAAGTGGCTGCTTCCTGTCCTCTCCCACCAGAGATTGCTGTCACTTTCCTAGATTCTAAATGTGAAGCAGTCAAACTAGAACGTCCGCAAAAATTTTATCGCTACTATAGTAGTAGTACTAATAAATTTGGTAGGTATTTAACCACTAATCGATATAAAACAAACGTAGAAGTTATCAGGAATTTAGCGCTGAATCAAGAATGGGGCAATCAGGCGACTACAATTCTCAAAGTCACTGTTCCTGCTGGTACAACGGTATATCAAGGCATTGTTGCCCCCCAAACTCCTGCTCAGTGCTACCCAGGGGGAGGTCAGCAGACTTTTATTCAAGATACCAGAGATCCCAATATCAAGTGGAATGACGTAGGAAATCTCAAAATAGAAGCATTTAGTTGCCCATAAAATTTATGGAAATCAAAACCGAAAAGTTTCTCCATCTGATAGACCAAGCATTGAAGATTGCAGAACAGATGCGTACTGAACTAGCGGATTCAGAGCGTTTGAATAATGTGATTAGCGTTCTGCAATCTGTGAGAAATCAGGCATTGGCCGGGCAGCTTGAACCATCAGCAGGAACCTCAACTCTGGGGTTGGCTCGTGAAGTGGCTGATTGGGTTGAACCTTTAGATTCGCCGTTATTAAAAGCTGTAGGTGCAATTGAGGCGTTTTACCAAAACAACCTCTAAGTAGTCGTCATGAAATGTGTAAGCTACTCTTGCTTGAACTTGCACATTTCATGATAGCTGGGGACTGGGGACTGGGTGAAAAGTCTTGTTGTGTCTAGGTTATATCATCTATTGATATCCTAACACTACTGGCGACAGCTATAACAAAACATACAATTAATTTTTCCGTACTAAAGTTAATCCATCGCCGATGGGAATTAAACTTAAGGTGATGCGCTGGTCTTGTAATAGCTTGTGGTTGAAGGCGCGGATTTTTTTGGTGCGATTATCTTGAATTTCCGGATCGGCAACTTTACCAGACCAGAGAACATTATCGATCGCTATCACACCTCCTGAACGAATTAATTGCAGCGATCGCTCATAATAATTGTCATAGTTGCTCTTATCTGCGTCAATAAAGGCAAAATCAAAGGTTTCGGCTTCACCTGCTACTAGTAACTTATCTAATGTTTCCAACGCTGGGGCGAGATGAAAGTCTATTTTATGAGTTACTCCGGCTTGCTGCCAATAACGTTGGGCGATCGCGGTAAACTCTTCACTAACATCGCAGGCTACCAGTTTTCCGTCCGGAGGTAGAGCTAGTGCCACAATCAAGGAACTATAGCCTGTAAATACCCCCACCTCTAAAGTTTTTTTTGCACCCAGCAATTGCACCAACAACGCCATAAATTGTCCCTGTTCTGGGGCAATTTGCATTCTTCCCATAGGTTGCAAGGCTGTTTCTTGTCGTAGTTTAGTAAGTATTTCCGGTTCCCGCAAAGAAATAGATAGTAAATAATCATATAAATTTTGTGTGATTCCCAGAGTACGAGTCGTCATAAGATTAATTTGTAATTTGTCAGAACCTATGGCTTGCATCTACGTAATAATTAATTATTCACTGTCTGCTACTCCCTTAAATAGTGACTTTTTTCTCTCTCTAGGTTGAGAAAATCTGAGTTTTGTTTCCACCTCAAGACCGATAAATATTAAGTATATAGTAGTTAATTTTAAGGCAGATGAATAGGATAAATCCTTCATCGAAAGAGAGTTGTGTACTTGTTTTCCGTGGTCAGATTAATTATTTCAGGTGTGAGGAGAAATCATGTCAGTCACGTACATTGGCTAACAATTAGTACGTTTGGCTAACATCCGGGGTGAAAATGCGTAAGCTTGCTATTTGCAAGTGGGAGCAAAAGCACAATTAAACCTTGGGTTGATCTATCGATCCAAGGTTTAATTGTGTGGATGAAAATTTAATTTGTTGATCGAGAAGTTGTAGGTCTATTACCAGGAGAAACATATGGCAGAAAAGCAAACATTACAACCACCGCAGCAGCAAAAAACACCAGGTACAGAATCAAAAATGCAACCAAAACCTCAAGCTGATGATGCTCGGTATCTGGGTAGCGGTAAATTAAAAGATAAAGTTGCCTTGATTACTGGTGGGGATAGTGGGATTGGTCGGGCTGTGGCGATCGCCTATGCTAAAGAGGGTGCAGATGTAGCCTTTGTTTACTTGAGTGAACATGGCGATGCGGAAGAAACCAAAAATTTGGTAGAAGAACAAGGACGGCGTGCTGTATCTATCGCCGGGGATATAACTGATGAGGCTTTTTGTCAGCGTGCAATTCAACAAACTGTAGATGAGTTTGGTAAACTGGATATTCTCATCAATAATGCGGCTGAACAACATCCCCAAGAAAGCATTGAAGATATTACTAAAGAGCAGTTAGAACGGACATTCAGCACTAACATTTTCTCAATGTTCTACTTGACAAAAGCAGCACTCAAGCATCTGAAACAAGGTAGCGCTATTATCAATACTACTTCAGTTACAGCTTATAAAGGTAGTTCACATTTACTTGATTATTCTGCAACAAAAGGGGCAATTGTTGCCTTTACTCGTTCCTTATCACAAAATCTCATTAGTAAAGGTATCCGGGTTAATGCTGTGGCACCTGGGCCAATTTGGACACCTTTAATTCCCTCGACATTCCCCACAGAAAAAGTAGAAACCTTTGGTAAACAAGTACCGATGCAACGAGCAGGACAACCGGAAGAAGTTGCACCTAGTTATGTGTTTTTAGCTTCTGATGATTCGTCTTATATGTCTGGTCAAGTTTTACATCCTAATGGTGGGGAAGTAGTTAATGGCTAAATAGTCTAAATTTATGATTGAGAATTCAGCATAAATTATCTCTTATCTATTCTGGATTCTCACTCTTGAACGTTAATGTATGTCTGCCAACGGAGAGATGATTACGTCTTCAGCAGTTGCTATATCTAGTAAGGAACATTTAAAGAAAAAAGATAGCTTATGTCATCCCTAAAACCATTGCACGGCACAGAATTAGTAGATTGTGCTAGGGCAAATGCCAAGCAGGGAATTGAAACTGCTGCTTACCAATGTGGCTATGGTGATGATCTCAATAGATTTGCACGAGAACTGAGAAAAGCGTGTGAGGAAATGAATCTGCAAGTTAAAGAATTGAATGAGTTAATTACCGACCAGGATATGATTCTTAACTTGGGAACTGGAGAAATTATTGCACCGGATACAGCTTCGGAATTGTAAATATCAATAATTCACAATTGTAAAATCACTCTTGCCAAATTGAAGTAAATTAAAACTCCAAGTACGTCAACGGCTGTAGTAATAAAAGGTGCTGACATTAAGGCTGGATCTAAACGTAAGTAGCGAAACAAAAATGGCAGTGCTGAACCAGATATAGAAGCCAAAACAGAGATAGCGATTAAACTAGCACCAACAGCGATCGCAACTTCTAATCGACCTTGGAGAAAGTAAGCCCATACAGTGGCGATACTACCTAACATACCTCCTAGCAATGCACCAGCGATCGCTTCTCGTCCAATTACCTGTAATGTGCCAAGTGAGCGAATTTCGTCTGTATTCATCCCGCGAATCACGACTGTGGAAGACTGAGCGCCTACGTTACCACCAGTACCAGTTAACAAGGGGATAAAGGCGGTGAGGGTGACTACTTTTGTCAAGATATCTTCTTGGGACTTAATAATTGTGCCGGTGACGGTATTGGTGATTAAGAGAACAAATAACCATAAAACCCGCTTGCGAGCTACTTCCCATAAATCCATTTGAAAGTAATTGTCGCCACTGGACTGCACACCACCCCCTAAAGCGTAGATATCTTTGGTGGTTTCCTCTTCCAGAATATCAATTACATCATCAACAGTGACAATCCCGACTAAAAGCTGTTGCCTGTCTACCACCGGAACAGCCAGGAAATCATACCTTTGAATTAACTTAGCTACTTCTTCCTGGTGAGTATCTGTATTGACAAAAATTACATCACGGGTCATCACTTCGCCAATAGTCTGTTCTGGCTGGGATGTCACCAACTCCCGCAGTGAGACAATGCCGGTTAAGCGCCTAGCTTGATCCGTGACGTAAAGATAGTAGATCATCTCACTAGCATTAGCGAGGCTGCGAATCCGTTCTAGAGCTTGCCCTATGGTCATGTTTTCTTTCAGACCAATGAACTCTAGAGTCATGATGCGCCCGGCTGTATCGGCTTCATAACCCAACATTAGGGCTGTGGCTTGGCGTTCTGTTGGGCTAAGTTGTTCTAGTAGGTGATTGACAACCTTGGCAGGCAATTCATCAAATAATCTAGCTCGGTCATCCGACGACATTTGATCAACGATATCGCGGACTTCCTGGCTTTTTAGCTCTTCAATTAATCTTTCTTGAACACTGTAATCAAGATATTCATAAACTTCAATGGCTTCATCTTTAGAAAGCAAGCGAAAAGCTAAAGCGTGCATCGTTTCGGGCAAACCTTCAATCGCTTCGGCTATGTCCGCAGGCTGTACAGGTACAAGAATTGCTTTTGCTCCCTGTAAATCTCCTGCTTCTAATAGCATTCGCATCTGCGTCCGCACTAAATCACGCAATTCCCTACGTGACACATCCTGAAGGGTAGAGTTTAAATTGTTCGTCTCTGTCACTTTCCACTTTCCTCGACCAGTCTGAACAAGGTTGCTGCCCCTAGTCTAAGGGATTGTGGAAGGTGTAAGGTTAAACTTACCGTGATTTTTTCTGCTTTGATGTGTTGTCAGTTTTTTCTTAAGAAAATTTGGTTAAAAATCCCAACAGTTTTTTTGTTCTTGGTGTGAGGAGGGTACGGCGATAGGTATCTGCGGCTTTTTTGATGGCTTCAGCTTGGGTAGGATAGGGGTGAATCACATTACTGAGTTTGTTTAAACCTATTTTATTGACTATCGCTGTGGTGATTTCCGAAATCATCTCGCCGGCGTGAGTTGCCACAATAGTTGCACCGACAATTTCATCAGAACCTTTTTTGTGGTGAATTTTCAGAAAACCATCTTCTTGAGCATCGGCGATCGCTCGATCTACACTACTAAAAGGAATTTTAATTGTCTCTACGTCTTGACTTTCATACAGTCCCACATGGGCAATTTCTGGGTCAGTGTAAGTTACCCAAGGCATAACTAAGCTACTTAGTTTCGACCTGCCTAAACCAAAGGGTGAAAACAGGGTATTTTTAATGACAATGCGCGCGGCTGCATCGGCGGCGTGGGTAAACTTCCAATCCATGCAGATATCACCAGCAGCATAAATCTTGGGGTTAGTTGTTTGTAGATAATCGTTTACTTCCACACCCCGACGCTTGTCGTATTTTACCCCGACGGCTTCTAAATTCAACCCTTCCACATTAGGCGATCGCCCTGCACCCACTAATATTTCATCTACCGTCACCGAATCACGATAACCGTTAGTAGAAAAATACAACCGTTTACCTTCAGTTACCGTCACTACTTCTTCTACCTTGGCATTTAAAACTAGGCGAATCCCTTCTTTAATTAAAGTCTGTTGGACAACTTGCGCTGCGTCGTTATCTTCCTTGTTGAGGAGGTGGGAACCACTATGAATCAGCACTACCTCACTCCCCAAACGGCGGAAGGCTTGAGCTAATTCGCAACCAATGGGGCCACCACCAATTACAGCTAACTTTTCCGGTCGTTGAATTAAGGAAAAAACCGTCTCATTAGTAAGATATCCAGCTTGTTCAATGCCGATAATCGCTGGTTTTGTAGCCCTAGCACCAGTAGCAATCACCGCTTTTTTAAATTTCAGGGTTTTACCAGCTACTTCTACGATGTCACTGCTAGCAAATTTACCGCTACCCAAAAACACATCTACTCCCAAAGATGCAAAGCGTTCCGCCGAGTCATGATGGCTAATGTCCGCCCGTATTCGTCTCATCCTTGCCATAACTGCGGGAAAATCAATATCAATCTGGCTGGGAATATTAATCCCCAAATTTTTCCCGTTCCAGATTTCCCCCACCACCCGCGAAGACCGAATGATTGTTTTAGAAGGGACGCAACCCACATTCAAGCAATCTCCACCCATGAGATGCTTTTCAATCAGCGCCACCTTTAAACCCAAACCCAGACCAGCCGCACCCGCCGCCACCACTAAGCCAGCAGTTCCCGCACCAATCACTACCAAGTCATAACTATCAGCAGGTTGGGGATTTACCCAATTGGGCGGATGTACATAAGCCACCAATTTCTGGTTATATTCATCTACTGGGCGGACGATGACTCTATCTAGTTCTGAATTGGACATTGGGTGTAACCTCTCAGCAATCCAAATTACTCTATTGTAAGCAAGCTACAAAATTCGCAATTCAAAATCAGGAAATTCAGAACAGGCAATGTTAGTATTGAGTGCAGGCGAGAATATTTAGCTACGTTATGGATAGGGTGACTACACCCGATATTCTCACATTGGCATAAGCTTCAGAATAATTACTTTCATAAGAAATTTCTCATCTTTTATTCATTAAGCTTTCATAGATTACTAGTTAAACTGGCATTAATTTACAGTTAAGAAACTCAGTAGCAATTCACCTGTGTATAGAAACAAGCCAATTCCCAGAAAGATTTTAGGATATTTTTGCCCCTCAAGTTGATTGGCAAATAAATGATCGTCAGCAATACTTCTCACTTGTTGACCTAGTGCCTAAGGGTCTGTACTTAATTGCTGATCTATATATAAAGATAGTTGATTTTACTCAACATTATCAATGTAATTTGTTCCTATCAATTATGGGAAATTGCTAGATAAAAACTGGATTATATATTGTGTTAAAAATTAGTCAGGAGTACAAATGAACAACTTGTTACCCCACTCCAGAAAAATCACCAGAAAATCGGCTAGAATCAAATCTTATGAGCCTCGTAAATGCCGTATAGCGTTGTATTCCCACGACACAATGGGACTAGGACACAAACGCCGTAATTTGTTGATTGCTCAAACTTTAGGATTTTCACCACTACAAACTGATATTTTAATGATTAGTGGCATTCAAGATGCCAGCAGCTCACCAACGCCGCCAGGTGTAGATTGTTTGACCCTCCCGGCTCTGCACAAAAACATTGATGGGGAATATCAAGCACGAAAGTTGGATCTATCATTGCAGGAAATTATTACACTGCGATCGCAAGTTATCCTCGCCACTATCAAAACCTTTAAACCGGATATCTTCATTGTGGATAATGTCCCACGGGGCGCAGTCAGAGAACTAGATCCCACTTTAAAATACTTGCGTAGGGAAGGCAACACACGCTGCATTCTGGGTTTGCGCGATATCTTAGATGAACCTGCTTCCGTGAGTCGAGATTGGAAACGAGCAGCCAATGAAGAAGCGATTCAAACCTATTATGATCAAGTTTGGGTGTATGGCGATCGCAACATCTATGACCTAGCCAAAGAATATCACCTCCAGCCAAAAACCGCCGCCAAATTCCGCTACACAGGCTATCTTGACCAACGTAACCGCCTCAAATATCTGAATTCAGATATAGTTCAATCATTTAAATCCCTCAATCTACCATCTGAACGCTTAGTATTGTGTCTAGTAGGTGGTGGACAAGACGGCGCGCAGTTAGCAGAAACCTTTGCCCATGCAGAACTACCACCAGGGATGAATGGTATCATTTTGACGGGCCCCTTCATGCCACGAGAAGTCAGGCAAAAACTCCACAACTATGCAGCGCAACGTGATAATTTGCGCGTGTTGGAATATTTAGCCGAACCGACAATGTTACTCCATCAAGCCGAACGGGTGATTGCAATGGGTGGTTACAATACCACTTGTGAATTGTTGTCCTTTGGTAAGCGATCGCTTATTCTACCCCGTGTCAAACCCCGAAAAGAACAATTAATTCGGGCTGAACGATTAAAAAAACTAGGTTTAATTGATTTCCTACACCCAGATAAATTAACATCGGCGGCGTTAACCAACTGGTTAAATCTTGACATTCAACCACCACCAGTCCGTAAATTCGTCGATCTCAAAGGACTCACCCACATTCCCCAATTCGTCCATGAAATCCTCATGTCTACTCATCAAGCACCCCCACAAGCAAAAGCTTCTTAAATAGTCATTGGTCAATAGTCAATAGTCAATAGTCAACAAATATAGCTATTGCCAGTAGTGTTAGGACATCAATAGATGATACAACCTAGACACAACAATACTTTTCACCCAGTCCCTAGTCCCTAGTCCCCAGCTATATGTCTACGTCCGTCGCTTATATTCTCAAACGTTATCCCCGCTATTCTGAAACTTTTGTCGTTAATGAAATTTTGGCTCATGAAGCGGTTGGCTTAGATATAAAAATTTTCGCTTTAAGACCACCATCAGACACACACTTTCAAAATATTATTTCTCAAGTGCGTGCGCCTGTAACTTATATTCGTAAGCCAATTCAAGGTAGGGTGAGTGATTCACTTAATAGTCTTGCGCCTACAGCCGCTAGCTATTTTTGGGCAGAATTACAAGAAGCAAGTAAGGTTATCCCTGATTTTTGGTCAAAATTGGCCTTTGCTCAAGGGGAAAAAGCCAGCACTGTCTACCAAGCTGCATGGTTAGCACGAGAAGTCAAGCTCAAAGGTATCACTCATTTACACGCTCATTTCGGCACTGTAGCAACTAGTGTCGCTCGTCTAGCATCTCACTTTACGGGCGTTCCCTATACTTTCACAGCTCACGCTAAAGATATCTTTCATGAAAGCGTAGAATTTGCGGATATGGAACAAAAGCTAAAAGATGCGGCCGGTGTGGTGACTGTCAGTGACTATAATGTCAAATATCTGCAACAAACATATAACCTAGCTGCAAACCAAGTCCAACGCATCTATAACGGGTTAGATTTACAAAAATTACAATATTCTTCTCCGGCGGAACGTCCACCATTAATTATCTCAGTGGGTCGCTTAATTGAGAAAAAAGGGCTATCTGTTCTCATGGATGCTTGTGCAATTCTCCAGCAGAGAAATTATGAATTTCAGTGTCAAATTGTGGGTACTGGTTCTTTAGAATCAACTCTGCATCAGCAGATTCAGGATTTAGGATTGCAATCTTGTGTGCAAATTATCGGCCCTCGTCCTCAAAATGAGGTGTTTCAATTAGTACAGCAGGCTGCTGTGTTTGCTGCGCCTTATGTGATTGGCAAAGATGGTAATCGAGATGGATTACCTACGGTTTTACTGGAAGCTATGGCTCTGGGAACTCCCTG contains:
- a CDS encoding DUF760 domain-containing protein, which encodes MNENSHRNPDNLASEALNNNGLWEYVQSMSPQTVTQLSRPGSREVLQLIQRAVVATLGNLPHEQFNTNITTSREELSQLLGAAMVDGYFLRNVEQRLELEKSFFPLDDETATHLYLTGETPVNEDLQEQNQGN
- a CDS encoding TOBE domain-containing protein, which codes for MPRKEQGWITFQTSEEERKILEEFCQQSQRTKTEILRELVRGLNQPAPTAKSIPTKQALKIEPEANEISELEVISIKRPFKVSSRNILKGVIKKIVVGSVNSEVTLEIVHRVELTSIITRMSAEELELTEGTEAYAVIKSNDIVIARD
- the modA gene encoding molybdate ABC transporter substrate-binding protein translates to MKRRDILTFVGTILAGWVLAVGLPLFTPAPVVAQSNVNLLVSAAASLKDALEEIKPLYQQSKANVNISYNFGASGALQQQIENGAPADIFISAAKRQVDTLEQKNLLVPGTRGIVAKNRLVLVVPKNATGVTSFFSLKDAQIKRIAIGEPRSVPAGQYAEQVLDKLKLLPGVKSKLVYANNVRQVLASVESGNADAGLVYATDAKISDKVKVVVAADEKYHSPIIYPLAVVKSSKNVNAAKDFTQYLTTSSQVKAVLRKYGFILP
- a CDS encoding class I SAM-dependent methyltransferase, which translates into the protein MTTRTLGITQNLYDYLLSISLREPEILTKLRQETALQPMGRMQIAPEQGQFMALLVQLLGAKKTLEVGVFTGYSSLIVALALPPDGKLVACDVSEEFTAIAQRYWQQAGVTHKIDFHLAPALETLDKLLVAGEAETFDFAFIDADKSNYDNYYERSLQLIRSGGVIAIDNVLWSGKVADPEIQDNRTKKIRAFNHKLLQDQRITLSLIPIGDGLTLVRKN
- a CDS encoding SDR family oxidoreductase, which produces MAEKQTLQPPQQQKTPGTESKMQPKPQADDARYLGSGKLKDKVALITGGDSGIGRAVAIAYAKEGADVAFVYLSEHGDAEETKNLVEEQGRRAVSIAGDITDEAFCQRAIQQTVDEFGKLDILINNAAEQHPQESIEDITKEQLERTFSTNIFSMFYLTKAALKHLKQGSAIINTTSVTAYKGSSHLLDYSATKGAIVAFTRSLSQNLISKGIRVNAVAPGPIWTPLIPSTFPTEKVETFGKQVPMQRAGQPEEVAPSYVFLASDDSSYMSGQVLHPNGGEVVNG
- the mgtE gene encoding magnesium transporter; translation: MTETNNLNSTLQDVSRRELRDLVRTQMRMLLEAGDLQGAKAILVPVQPADIAEAIEGLPETMHALAFRLLSKDEAIEVYEYLDYSVQERLIEELKSQEVRDIVDQMSSDDRARLFDELPAKVVNHLLEQLSPTERQATALMLGYEADTAGRIMTLEFIGLKENMTIGQALERIRSLANASEMIYYLYVTDQARRLTGIVSLRELVTSQPEQTIGEVMTRDVIFVNTDTHQEEVAKLIQRYDFLAVPVVDRQQLLVGIVTVDDVIDILEEETTKDIYALGGGVQSSGDNYFQMDLWEVARKRVLWLFVLLITNTVTGTIIKSQEDILTKVVTLTAFIPLLTGTGGNVGAQSSTVVIRGMNTDEIRSLGTLQVIGREAIAGALLGGMLGSIATVWAYFLQGRLEVAIAVGASLIAISVLASISGSALPFLFRYLRLDPALMSAPFITTAVDVLGVLIYFNLARVILQL
- a CDS encoding mercuric reductase, producing MSNSELDRVIVRPVDEYNQKLVAYVHPPNWVNPQPADSYDLVVIGAGTAGLVVAAGAAGLGLGLKVALIEKHLMGGDCLNVGCVPSKTIIRSSRVVGEIWNGKNLGINIPSQIDIDFPAVMARMRRIRADISHHDSAERFASLGVDVFLGSGKFASSDIVEVAGKTLKFKKAVIATGARATKPAIIGIEQAGYLTNETVFSLIQRPEKLAVIGGGPIGCELAQAFRRLGSEVVLIHSGSHLLNKEDNDAAQVVQQTLIKEGIRLVLNAKVEEVVTVTEGKRLYFSTNGYRDSVTVDEILVGAGRSPNVEGLNLEAVGVKYDKRRGVEVNDYLQTTNPKIYAAGDICMDWKFTHAADAAARIVIKNTLFSPFGLGRSKLSSLVMPWVTYTDPEIAHVGLYESQDVETIKIPFSSVDRAIADAQEDGFLKIHHKKGSDEIVGATIVATHAGEMISEITTAIVNKIGLNKLSNVIHPYPTQAEAIKKAADTYRRTLLTPRTKKLLGFLTKFS
- a CDS encoding glycosyltransferase family protein, which codes for MNNLLPHSRKITRKSARIKSYEPRKCRIALYSHDTMGLGHKRRNLLIAQTLGFSPLQTDILMISGIQDASSSPTPPGVDCLTLPALHKNIDGEYQARKLDLSLQEIITLRSQVILATIKTFKPDIFIVDNVPRGAVRELDPTLKYLRREGNTRCILGLRDILDEPASVSRDWKRAANEEAIQTYYDQVWVYGDRNIYDLAKEYHLQPKTAAKFRYTGYLDQRNRLKYLNSDIVQSFKSLNLPSERLVLCLVGGGQDGAQLAETFAHAELPPGMNGIILTGPFMPREVRQKLHNYAAQRDNLRVLEYLAEPTMLLHQAERVIAMGGYNTTCELLSFGKRSLILPRVKPRKEQLIRAERLKKLGLIDFLHPDKLTSAALTNWLNLDIQPPPVRKFVDLKGLTHIPQFVHEILMSTHQAPPQAKAS